The Pleuronectes platessa chromosome 13, fPlePla1.1, whole genome shotgun sequence genome includes a window with the following:
- the LOC128454277 gene encoding gastrula zinc finger protein XlCGF57.1 codes for MLTERLAAAGEQILAGFEETLSEYKDRVERTERSELDICRQRRLLDAAMQPVVRLHRAVCPADVQQLMVIKEEVPSEQKQWSPLVDQEDPETPHIKEDQEDPEPANIKEEQEELWTSQDGQQLQGLEEADIKFTLTPVAVKSEEVEEKLKSSKHHPSETTENRVDCGVPEPARNSGPDGRLQPGPEEKTEDSSETEDSEDDWMETWETQTRLNTRNNKQPLSDMGCKTEKKLFSCSECGKIFNQRCSLNRHMRSHAGEKQFSCSECGKKFMLREYLNTHMRSHTGEKPFSCSECGKRFSHRSHLNRHMRSHTGETPLSCSECGKRFSHRSHLNRHMRSHTGETPFSCSECGKKFTERGNLITHVRSHTGEKPFSCSDCGQRFTDKSNLNRHMRRHTGKKTFSCSECGKGFSRRSSLHIHMRSHTREKPFS; via the exons ATGCTCACCGAGCGGCTCGCGGCGGCGGGGGAGCAGATCCTCGCGGGATTTGAGGAAACCTTGTCAGAGTACAAGGACCGAGTGGAGCGGACAGAGAGGTCCGAGCTGGATATCtgccgccagaggaggctgctcgatgccgcgatgcagcccgtagtccggctgcacagagcag tgtgtcctgcagatgTCCAGCAACTGATGGTGATTAAAGAAGAGGTTCCCTCTGAACAGAagcagtggagcccccttgtggaccaggaggacccagagaccccccacattaaagaggaccaggaggacccagagcccgccaacattaaagaggaacaggaggaactgTGGACCAgtcaggatggacagcagcttcaaggactggaggaggctgatatcaagttcacattgactcctgtcgctgtgaagagtgaagaagttgaagagaaacttaaatcaTCAAAGCATCATCCCAGTGAGACGACGGAGAACAGAGTGGACTGTGGAGTACCAGAACCAGCCAGaaactcaggtcctgatggacgtttacaaccaggtcctgaggaaaagactgaagactcttctgagactgaagacagtgaggatgattggatggagacaTGGGAAACACAGACTCgtttaaatacaagaaataacaaacagcctctaagtgatatgggatgtaagacagaaaaaaaactgtttagttgctctgagtgtggtaaaatatttaaccaaaGGTGCAgtctaaatagacatatgaggagtcatgcaggagagaaacagtttagttgctctgagtgtggtaaaaaaTTTATGCTAAGGGAatatctaaatacacatatgaggagtcatacaggagagaaaccgtttagttgctctgagtgtggtaaaagatttagccaTAGGAGCcatctaaatagacatatgaggagtcatacaggagaaaCACCATtaagttgctctgagtgtggtaaaagatttagccaTAGGAGCcatctaaatagacatatgaggagtcatacaggagaaacaccgtttagttgctctgagtgtggtaaaaaaTTTACCGAAAGGGGCAATCTAATTACACAtgtgaggagtcatacaggagagaaaccgtttagttgctctgattGTGGTCAAAGATTTACCGATAAGTCAAatctaaatagacatatgaggcgtcatacaggaaaaaaaacatttagttgctctgagtgtggtaaaggaTTTAGCCGTAGGAGCAGTCTACATATACACATGAGGAGTCATACaagagagaaaccgtttagttga
- the LOC128454318 gene encoding transmembrane protein 14C: MALDWIGFSYAVLVSVGGVIGFVKAGSVPSLAAGLLFGLLAAVGAYLTSQNPKNVWLSLGTSGTLTVVMGLRFINSGKFMPAGLMTLFR; encoded by the exons ATGGCTCTGGACTGGATTGGGTTCAGTTATGCTGTTCTGGTGTCAGTGGGGGGAGTCATTGGTTTTGTGAAAGCAG GCAGCGTCCCCTCCCTGGCCGCCGGGCTCCTGTTCGGTCTGTTGGCCGCGGTCGGTGCTTATCTTACATCTCAGAATCCGAAGAATGTGTGGCTGTCGCTGG GCACCTCTGGAACTCTCACTGTGGTGATGGGCCTGAGATTCATCAACTCAGGGAAGTTCATGCCAGCGGGTTTAATGACTTTATTCAGGTGA